Below is a window of Halobaculum lipolyticum DNA.
CTGGGGGTGTACTTCCTCCCACCGAGCCTCGCGGTGTACCGGGAGGCCATCGCGTTCGTCATCCTGATCGCCGTCCTGCTCGTCAGGCCCGAAGGACTGTGGGGTGACGTCTGATGGCGCTCGCGGACTTCCTCATCACGCTGCTCACGTTCGTCGCGATATACGGCCTGTTCGGGGTCGGCCTGAACGTCAAGTACGGCTTCACGGGGCTGGTCGACTTCGGCCACGTCGCCTACTTCATGATCGGCGCGTACGTCACCGTGGTGCTCACGATGCCCGCGTCGGTGCAGGGGTACGGCGGCATCGGCGGCTTCGACCTGCCCGCGCTGTTCGGCGCGCTGTTCCCCGGCGGGGCGCTCGTCGGCTGGTTCGTCGGCATCGCCGGCGGGATGGTCGCGGCCGCCCTCGTCTCCCTGCTCGTGGGCGTGCCGACGCTGCGGCTCCGCGAGGACTACCTCGCGATCACCGCCCTCGGGATCGCGACGATCCTGACCGCCGTCTTCGAGAACGAGGAGTGGCTGTTCAACGGGCCGTTCGGCGTCCGCTCGGTGTACCAACCGCTGGCGGGCGTGTTCCCGGTCAGCCTCGGCAGCTTCACGCTGAACATGGTCGTCCTCGGCGGGCTGTCGGTGGTGACGTTCCTCGCCGGCGGGTTCCTCGTCGTCCGGTACGCCAGAGACGCCGGCGGACGGACGCGGGCGCTCGTCGGCGCCGCGGCCGCCGTCTTCGTCCTCTGGTACTTCGTCCAGCCGCTGCTCGGCGGCGGGATGGTCGAACTGCAGACGAACGTGATGTGGCTGTTCGACCCGACCGCGGGCCCGGAGGGCGGACTCGACTACGACCGCTTCTTCCTGCTGTTCGCGACGGCGCTGCTGGGCGCCGGCTACTGGTGGGTCGAGCGGACCGTCAACAGCCCGTACGGCCGGGTGCTGCGGGCCGTCCGCGACGACGAGGACGTCCCGAAGGCGCTGGGCAAGGACACCTACCGCTACAAGATCCAAGCGATGATGGTCGGATCCGGGCTGGGGGGCGCCGCGGGCGCCCTCTACGCGATCCAGCTGGGGTTCATCAGCCCCGAGCAGTTCGCCTCGACGCTGACGTTCTTCGCGTTCACCGCCGTCATCATCGGCGGCACCGCGAACAACGCGGGCGTGATCCTCGGGACGGCCGTGTTCTGGCTCATCAACAGCGGGACGCGGTTCCTCAACGACTTCGTCCCCTCGGAGTTCAGCGTCCAACTGGCCGCCGCGCGGCTGATGCTCATCGGCGCGCTGCTCATCGTCATCCTCTACTACCGTCCCGAGGGGCTCCTCGGGGAGCAGGAGTACGACGTGGGCGTCGCCGACGGGGACGCGCCGCCCGACCGCACGACCGGCGGCGTCGCCGGAGGTGGCACCGATGACTGAGCCGCGGCCGACCGACGACGACCGGATCGACGCCGACAGCGCCAGCGACGGCGTCGCCGGGGCCGAGTCCGTCGCGGACGACGCTCCCGGCTCGTCGACCGGCGTCGACGACGCGCTGTTGACCGTCGACGGCCTCCGCAAGGAGTTCGGCGGGATCACCGCCCTCGACGGGGCGTCCGTCGACGTCGGGCGGGGGGTCACCGGACTCATCGGTCCCAACGGCGCCGGGAAGACCACGCTGTTCAACTGCATCACCGGCTTCCTCGAACCGGACGGCGGACAGGTCCGCTTCGGCGGCGAGGACATCACGGGAGTCCGGCCCGCGGCGCTCGCCCAGCAGGGGCTGGTGCGGACGTTCCAGATCCCTCGCGAACTGGAGAGCATGACCGTCCGCGAGAACCTCCTGCTCGCGACGCCCGAGCAGTTCGGCGAGCGGCTCACCGGCGCGTGGCGCCGCGGCGAGCGGTTCGCCGACGACGAGCGTCGCGCCCGGCGCCGCGCCGCGGAGACGGCCGAGTTCTTCGAACTCGACCACCTGCTCGACGAGCCGGCGGGCAACCTCTCGGGCGGCCAGCGGAAGCTGTTGGAACTGGCCCGGGCGCTGTTGACCGACCCGGACATGCTGCTGCTCGACGAGCCGATGGCGGGCGTGAACCCCTCGCTCCAGCGGAAGATCCTCGACCGGATCCACGACCTGGAAGAACGGGGGTACGCCTTCCTCCTCGTCGAACACGACATCGACGTCATCATGGAACACTGCGAACGCGTGATCGTGTTGCATCGGGGCGAACAGCTCACCGCGGGGACGCCCGAGGAGGTCCGGTCGGACGAGCGCGTCGTCGAGGCGTACCTCGGGGGTGACGAGGTATGACCGACGGCTCGCTGCTCGACATCGAGTCGCTCGACGCCGGCTACGGCGACCTGCAGATCCTCACGGACGTCGACATGGCCGTCGCGGACGGCGAGTACGTCACCATCGTCGGCCCGAACGGTGCGGGGAAGTCGACCGCGATGAAGTCCGTCTTCGGGCTGACGACGTACATGGGCGGATCGATCACCTTCGACGGGACGCCCGTCCACGGCGTCTCCACGCGCGACATCATCCGCGAGGGGATCAGTTACGTCCCGCAGACGGACAACCTCTTCCCGTCGCTCACGGTCCGCGAGAACCTCGAGATGGGCGCGTACATCGTCGACGACGTCCCAGAGGGACGCATCGACGAGGTGTTCGATCGGTTCCCCGTCCTCCGCGAACGCCGACGCCAGCGGGCCGGCTCGATGTCCGGCGGCCAACAGCAGATGCTCGCCATGGGGAGCGCCCTCATGCTCGACCCGGACCTCCTCTTGCTCGACGAGCCGTCGGCCGGACTCGCGCCGGACCTCGTCGCGGAGATGTTCGACCGCATCGACGAGATCAACGACGACGGCACGGCGATCCTGATGGTCGAGCAGAACGCCAAGGAGGCGCTGCGCCGCTGTGACCGCGGCTACGTGCTCGTCAACGGCGGGAACGCCTACGAGGGTCCCGGGGACGAACTCCTCGGGGACCCGGAGGTGCGCGAGCGCTTCCTCGGCGGCTGATCCTCGGTGACGCCTCTACGGCGGCGGACTCCGGCGTTCACGGACGGCGGACACCGCCCGCCGACCACCCGGCGCCCGCCCCGAGCCGTCACACCCCGATGTCCGCCCGTCGGAGGAGTTGCGCGTTGACCGCGACGACGACCGTACTCGCCGACATCAACACCGCGCCGACCGCGGGCGACAGCAGGAACCCGACCGGGGCGAGCAGGCCGGCCGCCAGCGGGAGGGCGAACACGTTGTAGCCGGCCGCCCACACGAGGTTCTCGCGCATCTTCCGGTAGCTGGCGCGACTCAAGCGGAGGAGGCTCACCACGTCGCGCGGGTCGTTGTCGACGAGGACGACGTCCGCCGACTCGACGGCGACGTCCGTCCCAGACCCGATGGCGATGCCGACGTCCGCACGCGTCAACGCGGGGGCGTCGTTCACGCCGTCGCCGACCATCGCGACCGTGCGACCGCCCGTCTGCAACTCGGCGATCTTCGCGTCTTTGTCGCCCGGGAGGACTTCGGCGAAGTACTCGTCGATGCCGAGGTCGGCCGCGACCGCGCGGGCGACGGCCTCGGAGTCGCCGGTCAACATGGCCACCTCGACGCCCATCGCGTGGAGCGCGTCGACGGCCGCGCGACTCTCCTCGCGGACCACGTCGGCGAGGGCGACCGCGCCGACGGTCGTCCCGTCGTGGACGAGGTACACCACGCCCTCCCCGCGGGACCCCGCCTCGTCCGCGAACGCCGCGAGCACGTCCCCCGGTTCGACGTCGAGGTGCCGCAGGAGGTTCGGCCCGCCCACGTACACCGGCTCCTCGCTCGCTCCGACGGCCGCCGTCGAGCGCCCGTCGGACCCGGGGACGGCGTCGGCGGCGACGGTCGCGCGCACCCCGCGCCCTTCGAGCGCCTCGAACCCTCGCGCCTCGGGGACGGCGAGCGCGCGCTCCCGCGCCGCCGAGCGGACGGCCGCGGCGATGGCGTGTTCGGAGTCGCCCTCGACGGCCGCCATCACGGCGAGCACGTCGTCCTCGCCCCAGCCGTCCGCCGTCGCGACGCCGACGACGCCCTGTTCGCCCCTCGTCAGCGTCCCGGTCTTGTCGAAGACGACCGTGTCGAGCGTGCGCGCCGCCTCCATGGCGACGCGGTCGCGGACGAGGATCCCGTTGCGCGCCGCCAGCGACGTGTTGATCGCCACGACGAGCGGGACCGCCAGCCCGAGCGCGTGGGGGCAGGCGATGACCAGCACGGTGACGACCCGCTCGACGACCGGGAGGCCGAACCCCTCGACGGCCGTCCACGCGACGGCCGTGACCGCCGCGACGCCGAGGGCCGCGTAGAACAGCCAGCCGGCGGCCCGATCCGCCAGCAGTTGCGTGCGCGACTCGCTCCGCTGTGCGTCCTCGACGAGTCGGACGATGCCGGAGAGGGTCGTCTCCTCGCCCGTCGCGGTCACCCGGACCCGGAGGCTGCCGCTCCGGTTCGTCGTCCCGCCGATCACCTCGTCGCCGGCGGTCTTGTCCACCGGCGTCGACTCGCCGGTGATCAGCGCCTCGTCGACGGCCGAGTCGCCGGACTCGACGACGCCGTCGGCGGGGACGTTCGCGCCCGGGCGGACGAGGACGAGGTCCCCGACCGAGAGGTCGCCGACGGGGACTTCTTCGGTGTCGCCGGACTCGCCGACGCGCTCGGCGGTGGCGGGCACGAGTTCGGCGAGTTGGTCGAGCGCGCCGGAGGCCCGGCGGACGCTGCGCATCTCGATCCAGTGGCCGAGCAGGAAGACGACGATCAGCGTGACGAGTTCCCAGAAGAACGGTTCGCCCACCGCGGAGACGACGGCGGCGACGCTGTAGCCGAACGCGACGGTGATCGCCAACGAGATGAGCAGCATCATCCCCGGCTCGCGGTTGCGCGCCTCGACGGCGCCCATCCGGAGGAACGGCACGCCGCCGTAGGCGAACACGACGACCCCGAGGACGGGGGCGACGAACGCGCTGCCGGGGAACGCGACCGCCGAGAAGCCGAGCCACTCCTGCAGCGTCGCGCTGTAGTAGAGGACGGGGAGCGCGAGCGGGAGACAGACGAGGAACCGCCGTCTGAACATCGCCTCGTGGCCCGAGTGGTCGACCATCGAGCCGTGGTCGTGCCCGCCGGTCGCGCCGCTCTCCCCGTGTCCACCGTCGTGGCCGTCGTGGGTCTCGTGGGTGCCGGGGCCGTCGTGCCCGTGGTGCCCGCCGTGGTCCTCGTTCCCCCGGTGCCCGTCGTCGGCGTGGTCGGCGGTGCGGTCGTCGGCCGCCGTCTCGCGTTCGGCGGCGGTCTCGTAGCAGCCACAGATCCGACAGCCGGGGCACGCTCGGTCGGTCGGCGCGCCGTCGCGGTGCTGCTGCCCCGTGGCGTGGCGGTCGGTCATCGGTTCACTCCGACCGGCGGAGCCGTTCCCGCCGCCGGTCGAACTCCTCGTCGGAGAGGTCGCCGCGGGCGTACGCGGACCGGAGTTCCCGGATCGCCGCGTCCGGCGCGTCGTCGGCGGTGCGCCGGAGGGCCGTGTAGACGGCGTAGCCGCCGGCCGCGAGGAGCGCGAGCGGGACGAGCCACATCCCGAGCCACAGCCACGACCCGCCCCACGTGCCGGTGCCGGCCATGTGCCCCCACCCCCACAGGCCCATCATGGGCAGCATCATGGTCATCCCGAGCAGTGGCAGGAGGAGGATCGCTGCCAGCACGAGCACGAGCGGTCGAACGAGTGTGTCCGGTTGGGTCATGGTGGTGGTGAGTGGGTCGGCGGTCGATCCGGGCGGTTCGGGTGTCGACGTCGAGATACGTCTCGAAGGCGGTTGGTAGTTCCCCTCACCGTTCCGACCAGCCCGGAAAACGGCTGCATCGACCGGAGCGTCGTCGCCGGCGACCTACTGCGTCGGCGCGTCCGCGTCCGCGCCGCTCCCCCCGCCGTCGCTCCCGCCGTCGTCGCCGTCCCCGACGTTCACTCGCTCGTGGATCGGTCCCTCGCGCTCCTTCAGGTGCCGCGGGTCGCGGTCGTTCGACACCGCGAGCACCTCCGCGACGATGCTGTGGGCGATCTGGTACGGCGACCCGCCGCCGAGGTCGAGACCGACCGGCGTGTACAGCGGCGCCAACTCCGACTCGTCGAACGTGCGCCCCTCGTCGGCGAACGCCTCCAACATCTCCTCGAAGCGCTCGCGCGGCCCCATCAGGCCGACGTAGGCGACGCCGGCGTCCAGCAGCGTCTCCACGACGATGCGGTCGTCGACGAAGTTGTGGGTCATCACGACCGCGTGCGTGCGGTCGTCGAGACGGAGGTCCTCGCCGAGGCGCGCGGGAGAGGTCGTCAGCGTGCGGTCGGCGTCGGGGAACCGGTCGGCGAGGTCGACGGCGCCGCGGAAGCCGACGACGGTCACCCGGAAGTCGTTGCGCGCGGCGAGTTCGGTCACCGGGCCGACGTCGTGGCCGGTGCCGAACACGACCAGATCCGTCGGCGCGGCGACGCCGTCGACGAACAGGTCGACGGTCGTCCCGTCGACGTCGAACGCGAGCGTGTCGCCGCGGCCGCGACCCGCGAGGTCGCCCGCCGGGCCGGTCAGTTCCTCGGGCCAGCCGGTCGCGACCTCGCCGTCTGGCGTCCGGAGCGTCCCCTCGTCGGGCCGGTAGTACGCGCGGTCGCCGCGCGCCAGCGGCCCGTCGCCGCCGTCCAGCACCGTCGCCACCGCCACGTCGC
It encodes the following:
- a CDS encoding branched-chain amino acid ABC transporter permease produces the protein MALADFLITLLTFVAIYGLFGVGLNVKYGFTGLVDFGHVAYFMIGAYVTVVLTMPASVQGYGGIGGFDLPALFGALFPGGALVGWFVGIAGGMVAAALVSLLVGVPTLRLREDYLAITALGIATILTAVFENEEWLFNGPFGVRSVYQPLAGVFPVSLGSFTLNMVVLGGLSVVTFLAGGFLVVRYARDAGGRTRALVGAAAAVFVLWYFVQPLLGGGMVELQTNVMWLFDPTAGPEGGLDYDRFFLLFATALLGAGYWWVERTVNSPYGRVLRAVRDDEDVPKALGKDTYRYKIQAMMVGSGLGGAAGALYAIQLGFISPEQFASTLTFFAFTAVIIGGTANNAGVILGTAVFWLINSGTRFLNDFVPSEFSVQLAAARLMLIGALLIVILYYRPEGLLGEQEYDVGVADGDAPPDRTTGGVAGGGTDD
- a CDS encoding ABC transporter ATP-binding protein, which encodes MTEPRPTDDDRIDADSASDGVAGAESVADDAPGSSTGVDDALLTVDGLRKEFGGITALDGASVDVGRGVTGLIGPNGAGKTTLFNCITGFLEPDGGQVRFGGEDITGVRPAALAQQGLVRTFQIPRELESMTVRENLLLATPEQFGERLTGAWRRGERFADDERRARRRAAETAEFFELDHLLDEPAGNLSGGQRKLLELARALLTDPDMLLLDEPMAGVNPSLQRKILDRIHDLEERGYAFLLVEHDIDVIMEHCERVIVLHRGEQLTAGTPEEVRSDERVVEAYLGGDEV
- a CDS encoding ABC transporter ATP-binding protein, translated to MTDGSLLDIESLDAGYGDLQILTDVDMAVADGEYVTIVGPNGAGKSTAMKSVFGLTTYMGGSITFDGTPVHGVSTRDIIREGISYVPQTDNLFPSLTVRENLEMGAYIVDDVPEGRIDEVFDRFPVLRERRRQRAGSMSGGQQQMLAMGSALMLDPDLLLLDEPSAGLAPDLVAEMFDRIDEINDDGTAILMVEQNAKEALRRCDRGYVLVNGGNAYEGPGDELLGDPEVRERFLGG
- a CDS encoding heavy metal translocating P-type ATPase translates to MTDRHATGQQHRDGAPTDRACPGCRICGCYETAAERETAADDRTADHADDGHRGNEDHGGHHGHDGPGTHETHDGHDGGHGESGATGGHDHGSMVDHSGHEAMFRRRFLVCLPLALPVLYYSATLQEWLGFSAVAFPGSAFVAPVLGVVVFAYGGVPFLRMGAVEARNREPGMMLLISLAITVAFGYSVAAVVSAVGEPFFWELVTLIVVFLLGHWIEMRSVRRASGALDQLAELVPATAERVGESGDTEEVPVGDLSVGDLVLVRPGANVPADGVVESGDSAVDEALITGESTPVDKTAGDEVIGGTTNRSGSLRVRVTATGEETTLSGIVRLVEDAQRSESRTQLLADRAAGWLFYAALGVAAVTAVAWTAVEGFGLPVVERVVTVLVIACPHALGLAVPLVVAINTSLAARNGILVRDRVAMEAARTLDTVVFDKTGTLTRGEQGVVGVATADGWGEDDVLAVMAAVEGDSEHAIAAAVRSAARERALAVPEARGFEALEGRGVRATVAADAVPGSDGRSTAAVGASEEPVYVGGPNLLRHLDVEPGDVLAAFADEAGSRGEGVVYLVHDGTTVGAVALADVVREESRAAVDALHAMGVEVAMLTGDSEAVARAVAADLGIDEYFAEVLPGDKDAKIAELQTGGRTVAMVGDGVNDAPALTRADVGIAIGSGTDVAVESADVVLVDNDPRDVVSLLRLSRASYRKMRENLVWAAGYNVFALPLAAGLLAPVGFLLSPAVGAVLMSASTVVVAVNAQLLRRADIGV
- a CDS encoding SHOCT domain-containing protein: MTQPDTLVRPLVLVLAAILLLPLLGMTMMLPMMGLWGWGHMAGTGTWGGSWLWLGMWLVPLALLAAGGYAVYTALRRTADDAPDAAIRELRSAYARGDLSDEEFDRRRERLRRSE
- a CDS encoding XdhC family protein produces the protein MTGHSWSVPETEVVQSIRDHLDGRAGDPDGPPAVLATVVGVEGNAYRRPGAKMLLGADGEGVGAITAGCLEEDLASVAARIRETGTPEVVTYDLMDDEDDVWGLGVGCNGIIDVLLEPLTETYRPAVDALEEGRDVAVATVLDGGDGPLARGDRAYYRPDEGTLRTPDGEVATGWPEELTGPAGDLAGRGRGDTLAFDVDGTTVDLFVDGVAAPTDLVVFGTGHDVGPVTELAARNDFRVTVVGFRGAVDLADRFPDADRTLTTSPARLGEDLRLDDRTHAVVMTHNFVDDRIVVETLLDAGVAYVGLMGPRERFEEMLEAFADEGRTFDESELAPLYTPVGLDLGGGSPYQIAHSIVAEVLAVSNDRDPRHLKEREGPIHERVNVGDGDDGGSDGGGSGADADAPTQ